In Numidum massiliense, a single genomic region encodes these proteins:
- a CDS encoding ISLre2 family transposase, with protein sequence MLSFWESLRIRLMEVMADLFGEFLEQLDQMMTTHYKEKYGWKSERLDSREFTSFFGTVSYKRHLMYDRNGNAHYPVDEAIGLKRRKRYSPDLMMLGAELAAAPGMTYRLASEVTQKLAGITISHTTFQRLVKEAGEAQAVMDAEKRDRIFEDTVIPNSPSVKHLYCEADGLYVKGRGKGIEIKNMLAYTGWEQNGQRVSLTDRHVFSTVESVDDFWEIGYAAIRHRWDLSHTHVATNADAASWISEERVQNTFSEATSVVRQLDPFHVKRSIRRGLSRQPRLIPQIEKAISEKNKDRFKAVIDTAQGNAETEREEKRIENMQKYLEGHWEILCDWREVSPDVPKNARRMGCMESNQRRLAYRMKRRGMYWSEEGAQAIAKVQQGVTNGTLRQALLTVWPNRQVTQKLKRHARRIGKSDHIGVQVGRIQVGAASASSAIGYLDKVVNRRP encoded by the coding sequence ATGTTGTCGTTTTGGGAAAGCTTACGTATTCGCCTGATGGAAGTGATGGCTGATCTGTTCGGAGAATTTTTGGAGCAGCTCGATCAGATGATGACGACGCATTACAAGGAAAAATACGGTTGGAAAAGTGAGCGATTGGACAGCCGGGAGTTCACCAGTTTTTTTGGGACAGTGTCCTATAAACGCCACTTGATGTACGACCGAAACGGAAACGCACATTACCCTGTCGATGAGGCAATCGGTTTAAAACGCCGTAAAAGATACAGCCCAGACCTTATGATGCTCGGAGCAGAGTTAGCTGCAGCGCCGGGAATGACCTACCGCCTCGCCTCAGAGGTCACGCAAAAACTTGCCGGTATAACGATCAGCCATACGACGTTTCAGCGCTTAGTAAAAGAAGCAGGTGAAGCTCAAGCTGTCATGGATGCTGAAAAAAGGGATCGAATTTTTGAGGATACGGTAATTCCTAACTCTCCGTCCGTTAAGCACTTATATTGCGAAGCAGATGGCTTATACGTCAAAGGGAGAGGCAAAGGAATAGAGATCAAAAATATGCTTGCCTATACCGGGTGGGAGCAAAACGGACAGCGTGTCTCGTTAACAGATCGTCACGTCTTTTCTACCGTTGAATCGGTGGATGACTTTTGGGAAATAGGTTATGCAGCGATTCGACATCGTTGGGATCTCTCACATACACATGTGGCGACTAATGCGGATGCGGCTTCATGGATCTCTGAGGAACGCGTTCAAAATACCTTTTCTGAAGCGACATCGGTTGTCCGCCAATTGGATCCTTTTCACGTAAAGAGGAGTATTCGTCGCGGGTTGAGCCGCCAGCCAAGGCTCATTCCTCAAATTGAAAAGGCAATATCCGAAAAAAATAAGGATAGGTTTAAAGCGGTGATTGATACGGCACAGGGAAATGCAGAGACGGAGCGAGAGGAAAAGCGTATCGAGAACATGCAGAAGTATCTTGAAGGGCACTGGGAGATCCTCTGCGACTGGCGTGAGGTTAGTCCAGACGTGCCAAAAAATGCTCGTAGGATGGGATGCATGGAATCGAACCAGAGACGTCTGGCATACCGCATGAAACGTCGTGGCATGTACTGGAGTGAAGAAGGGGCTCAAGCCATCGCCAAAGTACAACAAGGCGTTACCAATGGGACGTTGAGACAGGCATTATTAACTGTCTGGCCCAACCGCCAAGTGACACAAAAACTAAAACGCCATGCGAGGCGAATAGGTAAGTCGGATCACATTGGGGTTCAAGTTGGCAGGATCCAAGTAGGTGCCGCATCAGCTTCAAGTGCTATTGGGTATTTGGATAAGGTGGTTAATCGCCGTCCTTGA